From Natator depressus isolate rNatDep1 chromosome 7, rNatDep2.hap1, whole genome shotgun sequence, the proteins below share one genomic window:
- the USP19 gene encoding ubiquitin carboxyl-terminal hydrolase 19 isoform X3: MSSSTNAPGQRRASRGLEDATNKKKQKDRANQESKEGERPGSDPKKDLLLDWKQNADEVIVKLNLGSGPLKVEEVDAAFTDTNCIVRLPDGRQWSGEFYGEIESSCSKVQGKKGNFLQLVLQKKIPLHTWASLLKKQKDGSKELAKGTVSQENGKEQPPPAQAAPEEQARSKREFPNSKRAPGRGEAPEGKSPASPGLQSWPSAKRSGYLKVALMEEEPNAEVAGGFEPGKEPSGRGGSRQNSRAAHGDAATDLTPPLVKAEVLQTEPALVGMQLLAAPSESFPHHMAPCLEKRPLQPAASQCLPALGEGPEAVQAPASPPLGRDAEKRDWSKEDVALEAAADEPEPMVSLTLVKNDSYEKGSDSVVVHIYVKEIHRETSKVLFREQDFTLVFRTSDVNFLRLHPGCGPHTVFRWQVKLRNLIEPDQCTYNFTVSRINVCLKKRHSQRWGGLEAPAARGAVGGAKVAMPTAPTPLDKSQPGSNQHPLSSKEEARAGEKETPRAEDGGLEGVVARTATEHVTVKQEPHVPSPKPMCMVPPMTHSPVSSESVEEDEEEEEKKKVCLPGFTGLVNLGNTCFMNSVIQSLSNTRELRDYFHDRSFEAEINYTNPLGTGGRLAIGFAVLLRALWKGTHHAFQPSKLKAIVASKASQFTGYAQHDAQEFMAFLLDGLHEDLNRIQNKPYTETVDSDGRPDEVVAEEAWQRHKMRNDSFIVDLFQGQYKSKLVCPVCAKVSITFDPFLYLPVPLPQKQKVLTVYYFAKEPHKKPVKFLVSTSKENSSAAEVLDSVAHSVRVKPENLRLAEVIKSRFHRMFLPSHSLDTVSPTDLLLCFEVLSPDLAKERVVVLQVQQRPQVPSVPISKCAACQKKQQSEDEKLKRCTRCYRVGYCNVGCQKTHWPDHKALCRPENIGFPFLISVPESRLTYSRLAQLLEGYARYSVSVFQPPFQLGLQPLLPEKLDLPARSSCANATPTPESGDGDQAPHRQEPQLPPHTPELHPELGDASTVPSSDSGCSERSLETLGEGCWEKEPSYERGPKPEAAIPGYQHVPNALSAHATQFYINKIDGASREHKLEEKGDAPLELTDDCSLALVWKNNERLKEFVLVESKELECVEDPGSASEAARAGHFTLGQCLNLFTKPEVLAPEEAWYCPKCKQHREASKQLLLWRLPNVLIIQLKRFSFRSFIWRDKINDMVDFPVRSLDLSKFCIGQKEEQQQPMYDLYAVINHYGGMIGGHYTAYARLPSDKNSQRSDVGWRLFDDSTVTTVDESQVVTRYAYVLFYRRRNSPVERPLQGRPPEHRPDMASATEATASQGMNPVSFGSSVAPEGGPPLPPAGLPDRFASPVERPSPSYSNMEEVD, from the exons aagaagcagaaggacGGATCCAAGGAGCTAGCCAAGGGGACCGTGAGCCAGGAGAACGGGAAGGAACAGCCCCCGCCTGCACAGGCTGCCCCCGAGGAGCAGGCAAGGAGCAAACGGGAGTTCCCTAACTCAAAGCGAGCTCCAGGGAGGGGTGAGGCCCCAGAAGGGaagagcccagccagccccgggCTGCAGAGCTGGCCCAGCGCCAAGCGGTCCGGGTACCTCAAGGTGGCTCTGATGGAGGAGGAGCCAAATGCCGAGGTTGCTGGGGGCTTCGAGCCTGGCAAGGAACCcagtgggagagggggcagccgGCAGAACAGCCGAGCAGCCCACGGCGATGCTGCCACGGACCTGACCCCGCCTCTGGTGAAG GCTGAAGTGCTGCAGACGGAGCCCGCGCTTGTGGGGATGCAGCTACTCGCTGCCCCTTCAGAGAGCTTCCCCCATCACATGGCGCCCTGCCTTGAGAAGAGACCCCTGCAGCCGGCCGCCTCCCAGTGCcttccagcccttggagagggcccCGAGGCTGtccaggcccctgcctcccctccgcTGGGCAGAGACGCTGAGAAGAGAGACTGGTCCAAAGAGGATGttgccctggaagcagcagctGATG AGCCAGAGCCCATGGTGAGCCTGACCTTGGTGAAGAACGACTCGTACGAGAAGGGCAGTGATTCGGTGGTGGTGCACATCTACGTGAAGGAGATCCACAGGGAGACCTCCAAGGTGCTGTTCCGGGAGCAGGACTTCACGCTGGTGTTCCGGACCAG TGACGTGAACTTCCTGCGACTGCACCCTGGCTGTGGCCCCCACACGGTGTTCAGGTGGCAGGTGAAACTCAG GAACCTCATTGAGCCGGACCAGTGCACGTACAACTTCACTGTCTCCCGCATCAACGTCTGCCTGAAGAAACGCCACAGCCAGCGCTGGGGGGGGCTGGAAGCACCAGCTGCACGAG GTGCAGTGGGTGGTGCAAAGGTTGCCATGCCAACAGCCCCTACCCCTCTGGATAAGAGCCAGCCGGGCAGCAACCAGCACCCCCTGTCCAGTAAGGAGGAGGCTCGGGCAGGGGAGAAGGAGACGCCCAGAGCAGAGGACGGTGGCCTGGAGGGTGTCGTGGCCCGGACGGCCACAGAGCACGTCACAGTGAAGCAGGAGCCGCATGTCCCCTCG CCGAAGCCGATGTGCATGGTGCCGCCCATGACTCACAGCCCGGTGAGCAGCGAGAGCGTggaggaggacgaggaggaggaggagaagaagaaggtgTGTCTGCCGGGCTTCACGGGGCTGGTGAATCTGGGGAACACCTGCTTCATGAACAGCGTCATCCAGTCCCTGTCCAACACGCGGGAGCTGCGGGACTATTTCCATG ATCGCTCCTTCGAGGCTGAGATCAACTACACCAACCCGCTGGGGACGGGGGGGCGCCTGGCCATCGGCTTTGCTGTGCTCCTGCGGGCGCTCTGGAAGGGCACGCACCACGCCTTCCAGCCCTCCAAGCTGAAG GCAATCGTGGCCAGCAAGGCCAGCCAGTTCACGGGCTACGCCCAGCACGATGCCCAGGAGTTCATGGCCTTCCTTCTCGATGGCCTGCACGAGGACCTGAACCGCATCCAGAACAAGCCCTACACGGAGACGGTGGACTCGGACGGGCGGCCCGACGAG gtggtggcagaggaggcctggcagCGGCACAAGATGAGGAACGACTCCTTCATCGTGGACCTCTTTCAGGGCCAGTACAAGTCCAAGCTGGTGTGCCCGGTGTGCGCCAAG GTATCAATCACGTTTGACCCCTTCCTGTACCTGCCGGTGCCCCTGCCCCAGAAGCAGAAGGTGCTGACTGTCTATTACTTTGCTAAGGAGCCGCACAAGAAACCTGTCAAG TTCCTCGTCAGCACCAGCAAGGAGAACTCCAGCGCCGCTGAGGTGCTGGACTCGGTGGCCCACAGCGTGCGCGTGAAGCCTGAGAACCTGCGGCTGGCAGAG GTGATCAAGAGCCGCTTCCACCGCATGTTCCTGCCGTCCCACTCGCTGGACACGGTCTCCCCCACAGACCTGCTCCTGTGCTTCGAGGTGCTGTCCCCAGACCTGGCCAAGGAGAGGGTGGTGGTGCTGCAGGTCCAGCAG CGTCCCCAGGTGCCCAGCGTCCCCATCAGCAAGTGCGCAGCCTGCCAGAAGAAGCAGCAGTCGGAGGACGAGAAGCTGAAGCGCTGCACTAGGTGCTACCGAGTGGGCTACTGCAATGT GGGGTGTCAGAAAACGCACTGGCCAGATCACAAAGCCCTGTGCCGCCCCGAGAACATCGGCTTCCCCTTCCTCATCAGCGTGCCGGAGTCGCGCCTCACCTACTCCCGcctggcccagctcctggagggcTACGCGAG gtACTCGGTCAGCGTGTTCCAGCCTCCTTTCCAGCTtggcctgcagcccctgctccccgaGAAGCTGGACCTGCCTGCAAGGAGTAGCTGTGCGaatgccacccccaccccagagtcggGGGATGGGGACCAGGCCCCTCACCGGCAggagccccagctacccccccacaccccggaGCTGCACCCTGAGCTGGGGGACGCCAGCACAGTGCCCAGCTCAGATTCGGGCTGCTCTGAGCGCTCCCTGGAGACGCTGGGCGAGGGCTGCTGGGAGAAGGAGCCGTCCTACGAGCGAGGCCCCAAGCCCGAAG CTGCCATCCCCGGATACCAGCATGTGCCCAACGCGCTCAGTGCCCACGCCACCCAGTTCTACATCAACAAGATCGATGGAGCCAGCCGAGAGCACAAGCTGGAGGAGAAAG GCGATGCCCCGCTGGAGCTCACGGACGACTGCTCCCTGGCGCTGGTGTGGAAGAACAACGAGCGCCTCAAGGAGTTTGTGCTGGTGGAGTCCAAGGAGCTGGAGTGCGTGGAGGACCCGGGCTCGGCCAGCGAGGCGGCCAGGGCTGGCCACTTCACGCTGGGCCAGTGCCTCAACCTCTTCACCAAGCCCGAAGTGCTGGCGCCCGAGGAAGCGTG gtaCTGCCCCAAGTGCAAGCAGCATCGCGAGGCCTCCAAGCAGCTCTTGCTGTGGCGCCTGCCCAACGTGCTCATCATCCAGCTCAAGCGCTTCTCCTTCCGTAGCTTCATCTGGAGGGACAAGATCAACGACATGGTGGACTTCCCGGTCCG gagcctggacctGAGCAAGTTCTGCATTGGGCagaaggaggagcagcagcagcccatgtACGACCTGTATGCGGTGATCAATCACTACGGCGGGATGATTGGCGGGCACTACACGGCCTACGCCCGGCTGCCCAGCGACAAGAACAGCCAGCGCAGCGACGTGG GCTGGCGGCTCTTTGACGACAGCACGGTGACCACGGTGGACGAGAGCCAGGTGGTGACGAGATACGCGTACGTCCTCTTCTACCGCCGGCGGAACTCTCCCGTGGAGAGACCCCTGCAGGGGCGCCCCCCGGAGCACCGGCCAGACATGGCCTCCGCCACCGAGGCAACCGCCAGTCAg GGCATGAACCCCGTGTCGTTCGGCTCCAGTGTCGCCCCGGAAGGaggccccccgctgccccccgctGGGCTCCCGGATCGCTTTGCCAGCCCCGTAGAGCGCCCCTCCCCGTCCTACAGCAACATGGAGGAAGTCGACTGA
- the USP19 gene encoding ubiquitin carboxyl-terminal hydrolase 19 isoform X4, translating to MSSSTNAPGQRRASRGLEDATNKKKQKDRANQESKEGERPGSDPKKDLLLDWKQNADEVIVKLNLGSGPLKVEEVDAAFTDTNCIVRLPDGRQWSGEFYGEIESSCSKVQGKKGNFLQLVLQKKIPLHTWASLLKKQKDGSKELAKGTVSQENGKEQPPPAQAAPEEQARSKREFPNSKRAPGRGEAPEGKSPASPGLQSWPSAKRSGYLKVALMEEEPNAEVAGGFEPGKEPSGRGGSRQNSRAAHGDAATDLTPPLVKAEVLQTEPALVGMQLLAAPSESFPHHMAPCLEKRPLQPAASQCLPALGEGPEAVQAPASPPLGRDAEKRDWSKEDVALEAAADEPEPMVSLTLVKNDSYEKGSDSVVVHIYVKEIHRETSKVLFREQDFTLVFRTSDVNFLRLHPGCGPHTVFRWQVKLRNLIEPDQCTYNFTVSRINVCLKKRHSQRWGGLEAPAARVGGAKVAMPTAPTPLDKSQPGSNQHPLSSKEEARAGEKETPRAEDGGLEGVVARTATEHVTVKQEPHVPSPKPMCMVPPMTHSPVSSESVEEDEEEEEKKKVCLPGFTGLVNLGNTCFMNSVIQSLSNTRELRDYFHDRSFEAEINYTNPLGTGGRLAIGFAVLLRALWKGTHHAFQPSKLKAIVASKASQFTGYAQHDAQEFMAFLLDGLHEDLNRIQNKPYTETVDSDGRPDEVVAEEAWQRHKMRNDSFIVDLFQGQYKSKLVCPVCAKVSITFDPFLYLPVPLPQKQKVLTVYYFAKEPHKKPVKFLVSTSKENSSAAEVLDSVAHSVRVKPENLRLAEVIKSRFHRMFLPSHSLDTVSPTDLLLCFEVLSPDLAKERVVVLQVQQRPQVPSVPISKCAACQKKQQSEDEKLKRCTRCYRVGYCNVGCQKTHWPDHKALCRPENIGFPFLISVPESRLTYSRLAQLLEGYARYSVSVFQPPFQLGLQPLLPEKLDLPARSSCANATPTPESGDGDQAPHRQEPQLPPHTPELHPELGDASTVPSSDSGCSERSLETLGEGCWEKEPSYERGPKPEAAIPGYQHVPNALSAHATQFYINKIDGASREHKLEEKGDAPLELTDDCSLALVWKNNERLKEFVLVESKELECVEDPGSASEAARAGHFTLGQCLNLFTKPEVLAPEEAWYCPKCKQHREASKQLLLWRLPNVLIIQLKRFSFRSFIWRDKINDMVDFPVRSLDLSKFCIGQKEEQQQPMYDLYAVINHYGGMIGGHYTAYARLPSDKNSQRSDVGWRLFDDSTVTTVDESQVVTRYAYVLFYRRRNSPVERPLQGRPPEHRPDMASATEATASQGMNPVSFGSSVAPEGGPPLPPAGLPDRFASPVERPSPSYSNMEEVD from the exons aagaagcagaaggacGGATCCAAGGAGCTAGCCAAGGGGACCGTGAGCCAGGAGAACGGGAAGGAACAGCCCCCGCCTGCACAGGCTGCCCCCGAGGAGCAGGCAAGGAGCAAACGGGAGTTCCCTAACTCAAAGCGAGCTCCAGGGAGGGGTGAGGCCCCAGAAGGGaagagcccagccagccccgggCTGCAGAGCTGGCCCAGCGCCAAGCGGTCCGGGTACCTCAAGGTGGCTCTGATGGAGGAGGAGCCAAATGCCGAGGTTGCTGGGGGCTTCGAGCCTGGCAAGGAACCcagtgggagagggggcagccgGCAGAACAGCCGAGCAGCCCACGGCGATGCTGCCACGGACCTGACCCCGCCTCTGGTGAAG GCTGAAGTGCTGCAGACGGAGCCCGCGCTTGTGGGGATGCAGCTACTCGCTGCCCCTTCAGAGAGCTTCCCCCATCACATGGCGCCCTGCCTTGAGAAGAGACCCCTGCAGCCGGCCGCCTCCCAGTGCcttccagcccttggagagggcccCGAGGCTGtccaggcccctgcctcccctccgcTGGGCAGAGACGCTGAGAAGAGAGACTGGTCCAAAGAGGATGttgccctggaagcagcagctGATG AGCCAGAGCCCATGGTGAGCCTGACCTTGGTGAAGAACGACTCGTACGAGAAGGGCAGTGATTCGGTGGTGGTGCACATCTACGTGAAGGAGATCCACAGGGAGACCTCCAAGGTGCTGTTCCGGGAGCAGGACTTCACGCTGGTGTTCCGGACCAG TGACGTGAACTTCCTGCGACTGCACCCTGGCTGTGGCCCCCACACGGTGTTCAGGTGGCAGGTGAAACTCAG GAACCTCATTGAGCCGGACCAGTGCACGTACAACTTCACTGTCTCCCGCATCAACGTCTGCCTGAAGAAACGCCACAGCCAGCGCTGGGGGGGGCTGGAAGCACCAGCTGCACGAG TGGGTGGTGCAAAGGTTGCCATGCCAACAGCCCCTACCCCTCTGGATAAGAGCCAGCCGGGCAGCAACCAGCACCCCCTGTCCAGTAAGGAGGAGGCTCGGGCAGGGGAGAAGGAGACGCCCAGAGCAGAGGACGGTGGCCTGGAGGGTGTCGTGGCCCGGACGGCCACAGAGCACGTCACAGTGAAGCAGGAGCCGCATGTCCCCTCG CCGAAGCCGATGTGCATGGTGCCGCCCATGACTCACAGCCCGGTGAGCAGCGAGAGCGTggaggaggacgaggaggaggaggagaagaagaaggtgTGTCTGCCGGGCTTCACGGGGCTGGTGAATCTGGGGAACACCTGCTTCATGAACAGCGTCATCCAGTCCCTGTCCAACACGCGGGAGCTGCGGGACTATTTCCATG ATCGCTCCTTCGAGGCTGAGATCAACTACACCAACCCGCTGGGGACGGGGGGGCGCCTGGCCATCGGCTTTGCTGTGCTCCTGCGGGCGCTCTGGAAGGGCACGCACCACGCCTTCCAGCCCTCCAAGCTGAAG GCAATCGTGGCCAGCAAGGCCAGCCAGTTCACGGGCTACGCCCAGCACGATGCCCAGGAGTTCATGGCCTTCCTTCTCGATGGCCTGCACGAGGACCTGAACCGCATCCAGAACAAGCCCTACACGGAGACGGTGGACTCGGACGGGCGGCCCGACGAG gtggtggcagaggaggcctggcagCGGCACAAGATGAGGAACGACTCCTTCATCGTGGACCTCTTTCAGGGCCAGTACAAGTCCAAGCTGGTGTGCCCGGTGTGCGCCAAG GTATCAATCACGTTTGACCCCTTCCTGTACCTGCCGGTGCCCCTGCCCCAGAAGCAGAAGGTGCTGACTGTCTATTACTTTGCTAAGGAGCCGCACAAGAAACCTGTCAAG TTCCTCGTCAGCACCAGCAAGGAGAACTCCAGCGCCGCTGAGGTGCTGGACTCGGTGGCCCACAGCGTGCGCGTGAAGCCTGAGAACCTGCGGCTGGCAGAG GTGATCAAGAGCCGCTTCCACCGCATGTTCCTGCCGTCCCACTCGCTGGACACGGTCTCCCCCACAGACCTGCTCCTGTGCTTCGAGGTGCTGTCCCCAGACCTGGCCAAGGAGAGGGTGGTGGTGCTGCAGGTCCAGCAG CGTCCCCAGGTGCCCAGCGTCCCCATCAGCAAGTGCGCAGCCTGCCAGAAGAAGCAGCAGTCGGAGGACGAGAAGCTGAAGCGCTGCACTAGGTGCTACCGAGTGGGCTACTGCAATGT GGGGTGTCAGAAAACGCACTGGCCAGATCACAAAGCCCTGTGCCGCCCCGAGAACATCGGCTTCCCCTTCCTCATCAGCGTGCCGGAGTCGCGCCTCACCTACTCCCGcctggcccagctcctggagggcTACGCGAG gtACTCGGTCAGCGTGTTCCAGCCTCCTTTCCAGCTtggcctgcagcccctgctccccgaGAAGCTGGACCTGCCTGCAAGGAGTAGCTGTGCGaatgccacccccaccccagagtcggGGGATGGGGACCAGGCCCCTCACCGGCAggagccccagctacccccccacaccccggaGCTGCACCCTGAGCTGGGGGACGCCAGCACAGTGCCCAGCTCAGATTCGGGCTGCTCTGAGCGCTCCCTGGAGACGCTGGGCGAGGGCTGCTGGGAGAAGGAGCCGTCCTACGAGCGAGGCCCCAAGCCCGAAG CTGCCATCCCCGGATACCAGCATGTGCCCAACGCGCTCAGTGCCCACGCCACCCAGTTCTACATCAACAAGATCGATGGAGCCAGCCGAGAGCACAAGCTGGAGGAGAAAG GCGATGCCCCGCTGGAGCTCACGGACGACTGCTCCCTGGCGCTGGTGTGGAAGAACAACGAGCGCCTCAAGGAGTTTGTGCTGGTGGAGTCCAAGGAGCTGGAGTGCGTGGAGGACCCGGGCTCGGCCAGCGAGGCGGCCAGGGCTGGCCACTTCACGCTGGGCCAGTGCCTCAACCTCTTCACCAAGCCCGAAGTGCTGGCGCCCGAGGAAGCGTG gtaCTGCCCCAAGTGCAAGCAGCATCGCGAGGCCTCCAAGCAGCTCTTGCTGTGGCGCCTGCCCAACGTGCTCATCATCCAGCTCAAGCGCTTCTCCTTCCGTAGCTTCATCTGGAGGGACAAGATCAACGACATGGTGGACTTCCCGGTCCG gagcctggacctGAGCAAGTTCTGCATTGGGCagaaggaggagcagcagcagcccatgtACGACCTGTATGCGGTGATCAATCACTACGGCGGGATGATTGGCGGGCACTACACGGCCTACGCCCGGCTGCCCAGCGACAAGAACAGCCAGCGCAGCGACGTGG GCTGGCGGCTCTTTGACGACAGCACGGTGACCACGGTGGACGAGAGCCAGGTGGTGACGAGATACGCGTACGTCCTCTTCTACCGCCGGCGGAACTCTCCCGTGGAGAGACCCCTGCAGGGGCGCCCCCCGGAGCACCGGCCAGACATGGCCTCCGCCACCGAGGCAACCGCCAGTCAg GGCATGAACCCCGTGTCGTTCGGCTCCAGTGTCGCCCCGGAAGGaggccccccgctgccccccgctGGGCTCCCGGATCGCTTTGCCAGCCCCGTAGAGCGCCCCTCCCCGTCCTACAGCAACATGGAGGAAGTCGACTGA